A window of Tachypleus tridentatus isolate NWPU-2018 chromosome 7, ASM421037v1, whole genome shotgun sequence genomic DNA:
aaaataaaaaatgcgaAGGTAACAGAATAAAGAAATTAgatttttagagaaaaaaaacacatcttgATGTCGCTATGGTAACCATTCATTCTCATTATGATGTTTCGAGCAAACAATCTATTTCAAGCCAGAAACAAGCCTGTCTCCAATAGATTACTACCATAGTCTTTAAAGGTGATGTTACTCTAAAAgtctaattaattttatgtaaatatatatatatcacatagaCATATAATATAACCCACTGAACAATCAAAGCGAGACATTTGAAAGTTCTTTATGTATTTCCCGTGGCGTTTTGGATGAAGTAGAATATTCTTACGTTGTTCGGACGACTATAAACAAACAGTGTTTGAAATGACGACTTACTAAAATTGTCACCGCTTCTGCCTGTAGCCTTAAATCGTCCACATTTTCTCTTCggttttttcttccttttcttcttcttcaaggGTCTGATTTGCACGTGGCGTTTCGTACACTCGTGGTATAATTTATGGAAGCGACTGAAGCCGTTGGTGACGTCGGTTACTTGCGGAATATTCACGTGCGTGAGGTCATTTAGGTGTTTCCCGGGGCTTTTGGAGACGTCTTGACATGACACCTAGCGGAAACAAAAAGcgattttatgttttgaaaataacaacaGATTCAAATGGAACTCTCCAGGTCTGACTTTATGTGTATGTATGCTTTTCTTTTTCCAATGTCTTTAAACAAATCTTACTAAGTGGCCACTATCAACTGTTAAAAGTGTTTGTTCACGAAAATTCAAGTGTTTTTGTTAGTAAGATAAGTTCTAAGAAGGTTTTAGTATTTTGGTTCGTTTATGCTGTTTCACTTTTTACAGAGAAGCAATGTTATATCTTTCATACACAATAGTCCAAAGTTTTAACCGCTTAGTATCCAGAATCGCAGTCTAAAGCGACTGATATGACACCAAGCGAAAAAAAAGCGATTGATATGACACCTAGCGGAAAAAAGCGATTGATATGACACCTAGCGGAAAAAGCGatttaatatgtatatagataataaagacacaacattattaaattttttacttTGGCTATTTAGTATTCTTACGTATCTTATAAATATAGATACATCTAACTTGGTGTTCTGTTATGACAGTTATCATGACGTTGCCTCAGAAGTacatttacggacttacaaatcTAGGATTCGACTCTCTGTGGTGGACAGCGCACGCGAGccctttcgtgtagctttacactaaaataaacaaaccagacCCAACTACCAGGAAGTTATTGCTGAACCTCTGACTCTAAGAAAACATGAATCGGAGAAATGGGGGTCAATATTTTACTACAGATAACACTACTCGGGGGAATGGGGGTCAGTATTTTACTACGGATAACACTACTCGGGAAAATGGGGTCAGTATTTTGCTACGGATTAcactaactttatttatttgttattaagcataaatctacacaatgggccaaCTGTGTTGTGCCCGCTACAGGTATCGAAGCCAGGTTTTAGTTGTCATAAGCCCCCTAACTTACCGCCTGGCCACTGAA
This region includes:
- the LOC143257391 gene encoding uncharacterized protein LOC143257391 isoform X3, producing the protein MLISKFCPVAALLLMFLHSLSKVSCQDVSKSPGKHLNDLTHVNIPQVTDVTNGFSRFHKLYHECTKRHVQIRPLKKKKRKKKPKRKCGRFKATGRSGDNFSVFLVIKNYFTSAIIREVNASLRIKNFQGENRFHHTGESNKPLLVFQ
- the LOC143257391 gene encoding uncharacterized protein LOC143257391 isoform X4 codes for the protein MLISKFCPVAALLLMFLHSLSKVSCQDVSKSPGKHLNDLTHVNIPQVTDVTNGFSRFHKLYHECTKRHVQIRPLKKKKRKKKPKRKCGRFKATGRSGDNFITLVFESKTFKGKTGFTIRENRTNLYLCFNNKGKPIAMR